One region of Primulina tabacum isolate GXHZ01 chromosome 1, ASM2559414v2, whole genome shotgun sequence genomic DNA includes:
- the LOC142519361 gene encoding cytochrome P450 734A1-like gives MEDYFLVSCYLLMSYLSLYFLVKVVVQVWYTPRRIEDHYMKQGIKGPKYQIFLGNLKELASLNLMASSQPILPLSHNILPRVLSFYHHWKKIYGSTFIVWFGTTPRLTISDPALVRQVLVEKAEFFEKNESPTLVRELEGDGLLSLKGEKWARHRKIIQPMFHVENLKMMIPIMGKSMEEAVAKWSEEMGRNGGKMEVEVSDWYQNLVEDVIARATFGGSYADGRPIFQLQAQQMVHATQAYHQVFIPGYRLLPTEKNRISWRLEKEVRKSLVKLIDRRIRNATFQGQCPNDLLGLMIGASTAPNLEITVNDIVEECKTIFFAGKHTTLQLLTWTTLLLAMHPRWQHLARDEVLALCGSIDTPTKHHLPNLKMLSMILNESLRLYPPVVAMIRRAKTDIHLGGLHILRGTELLIPVLAVHHDPAMWGHDAQEFNPMRFAKGVTHAAKHPMAFLPFGLGARRCIGQNLAILQAKLAIAMILQRFSFELTPDYRHAPSVLMLLHPQHGAPMVFRKLM, from the exons ATGGAAGATTATTTTCTTGTTTCTTGTTATCTGTTGATGTCATATTTGTCACTGTATTTTCTGGTAAAAGTTGTTGTTCAAGTATGGTACACACCTAGAAGAATCGAGGATCATTACATGAAGCAAGGGATTAAAGGCCCAAAGTACCAAATTTTCTTGGGAAATTTGAAAGAGCTCGCCAGTTTAAATCTCATGGCCTCATCCCAACCCATACTGCCTCTCTCCCACAACATACTCCCAAGGGTCCTTTCTTTCTATCATCATTGGAAGAAGatatatg GTTCAACTTTTATTGTATGGTTTGGAACAACACCTCGTCTTACGATTTCTGATCCAGCCCTTGTTAGGCAAGTTTTAGTCGAGAAAGCGGAGTTTTTCGAGAAAAACGAGTCACCCACGCTCGTAAGGGAACTTGAAGGTGATGGTTTGCTAAGTCTTAAAGGGGAAAAATGGGCTCGACATAGAAAGATCATTCAACCAATGTTCCACGTTGAAAATCTTAAg ATGATGATACCCATAATGGGAAAAAGCATGGAAGAAGCAGTGGCGAAATGGTCGGAAGAAATGGGGAGAAATGGTGGGAAAATGGAGGTGGAAGTGTCGGATTGGTACCAAAATTTGGTGGAAGATGTGATCGCAAGAGCCACATTTGGAGGCAGCTACGCAGATGGGAGACCAATTTTCCAACTGCAAGCACAGCAAATGGTCCACGCTACTCAGGCTTATCACCAAGTTTTCATCCCTGGCTATAG GTTGTTGCCGACTGAAAAGAACAGAATATCTTGGAGACTGGAAAAAGAGGTCCGTAAATCGTTAGTGAAGCTCATCGATCGGAGGATCAGGAACGCGACTTTTCAGGGCCAATGTCCTAACGATTTATTGGGACTCATGATTGGTGCCAGTACTGCTCCAAACCTCGAGATAACAGTAAACGACATCGTGGAGGAGTGCAAGACCATATTCTTTGCCGGCAAGCACACCACCCTGCAGCTGCTCACGTGGACCACGCTGCTGCTCGCCATGCATCCCCGCTGGCAGCACCTCGCGCGTGACGAGGTGCTGGCGCTCTGCGGCTCAATTGACACCCCCACTAAACACCATCTTCCAAACCTTAAAATG CTAAGTATGATCTTGAACGAGTCATTGAGACTGTATCCACCGGTGGTGGCGATGATCCGACGGGCGAAAACGGATATACACTTGGGCGGACTCCACATCCTGAGAGGTACCGAGCTCCTGATTCCAGTCCTAGCCGTTCACCATGATCCGGCGATGTGGGGTCACGATGCTCAAGAATTTAACCCAATGAGATTTGCCAAAGGCGTGACTCACGCGGCCAAACATCCCATGGCGTTTCTTCCCTTTGGTTTAGGTGCACGCAGATGTATAGGACAAAACCTAGCCATTCTACAAGCTAAACTAGCCATAGCTATGATACTCCAACGCTTCTCCTTCGAGCTCACGCCTGATTATCGCCATGCTCCCTCGGTTCTGATGCTACTACACCCGCAACATGGTGCGCCCATGGTTTTTCGGAAATTAATGTAA